A window of Clostridium taeniosporum genomic DNA:
AATTTGATGCTGAAAGTTTTGCAGAAGTATTAATTTAATATGAACAAAATATAATTTATAAGATATTTAATATATTAATAAAAGGATTAAAATAAAAAATATAACTGTTAAGTAAAAATACTTGACAGCTGTATAAAATCCTGTTAAAATCTCTTTTGTGGGTAAGGTGATCTTATGGAAGACCGAGTTGAAATTTCATTATTGATGGATTTTTATAGTTCATTATTGACGGAAAAACAACATAGTGTTATGACATTGTATTATAATGATGATTTGTCTTTAGGTGAAATAGCAGAAATAAATAAAACAAGTCGTCAAGCAATTCATGATTTAATAAAAAGATGTTATAAACAGCTTCTATCATATGAAAGTAAGCTTAACTTACTTCAAAAGAGTATGAAAAGAGAAGAAAATATTATGAATTTTTTAGAGGAACTAAAAGAAAAGTATTCTATTAGTAATGATGAATACTTAACGTTTAAAGAAAAGCTAGAAAATTTATAGGGAGGTAATAAACATGGCTTTTGAAGGTTTAGGCGAAAAATTACAGGAAACTTTTAGGAAGTTAAAAGGTAAAGGAAAGTTAACTGAAAAAGATATAAAGGAAGCCATGAGAGAAGTAAAGCTTGCCTTATTAGAAGCAGATGTTAACTATAGAGTTGTTAAAACTTTTATTTCAAATGTTAGCTCAAAGTGTGTTGGAGATGAAGTTCTTGAAAGTTTAACACCAGGTCAACATGTTATAAAAATAGTTAACGAAGAACTTACTAATCTTATGGGTGGAAGTGAGAGTAAAATAAATTACTCGAGTTCAGGAACAACAGTAATTATGTTAGTAGGTCTTCAAGGAGCAGGAAAAACTACCATGTGTGGTAAACTTGCACTTGAACTTAGAAAGAATAATAAAAAACCATTATTAGTTGCGTGTGACGTTTATAGACCAGCAGCTATAAAACAATTAGAGGTTGTTGGAAAACAAATTGAAATTCCAGTATTCTCAATGGGTGATAAAGTTAATCCTGTTGATATTGCTAAAGCTGGTATAGCTCATGGAAAAGATAATGGAAATAATGTTATAATAATAGATACAGCAGGTAGACTTCATATAGATGAAGATTTAATGAAGGAACTTCAAGATATAAAAGAAAATGTTAATCCATCTGAAATACTTTTAGTTGTTGATGCAATGACAGGTCAAGATGCAGTAAATGTTGCAGAAAGTTTTAATAAAGATTTAGATGTAACAGGTGTAATTCTTACTAAATTAGATGGAGATACAAGAGGTGGTGCTGCACTTTCAATAAGAAGTATCACTGAAAAGCCAATAAAGTATATAGGTACTGGCGAAAAGATGAATGATTTCGAGGTGTTTCATCCTGATAGAATGTCATCAAGAATACTTGGTATGGGAGATGTATTATCTCTTATAGAAAAAGCACAAAGTGCTATTGATGAAAAAGAAGCAGCTGATTTAGGAAAAAGAATGTTAAATCAAGAATTTAACTTTAATGATTACTTAACAGCTATAGAGCAAATGAAAAAGCTAGGGCCTTTAAATAAAATTTTAGAAATGATTCCAGGAATGAATTCTAAAGAACTTCAAAATGTGGATTTATCTAAAGGCGAAGATGCTATAA
This region includes:
- a CDS encoding putative DNA-binding protein, with translation MEDRVEISLLMDFYSSLLTEKQHSVMTLYYNDDLSLGEIAEINKTSRQAIHDLIKRCYKQLLSYESKLNLLQKSMKREENIMNFLEELKEKYSISNDEYLTFKEKLENL
- the ffh gene encoding signal recognition particle protein, with product MAFEGLGEKLQETFRKLKGKGKLTEKDIKEAMREVKLALLEADVNYRVVKTFISNVSSKCVGDEVLESLTPGQHVIKIVNEELTNLMGGSESKINYSSSGTTVIMLVGLQGAGKTTMCGKLALELRKNNKKPLLVACDVYRPAAIKQLEVVGKQIEIPVFSMGDKVNPVDIAKAGIAHGKDNGNNVIIIDTAGRLHIDEDLMKELQDIKENVNPSEILLVVDAMTGQDAVNVAESFNKDLDVTGVILTKLDGDTRGGAALSIRSITEKPIKYIGTGEKMNDFEVFHPDRMSSRILGMGDVLSLIEKAQSAIDEKEAADLGKRMLNQEFNFNDYLTAIEQMKKLGPLNKILEMIPGMNSKELQNVDLSKGEDAINKTKAVIQSMTEKERNNPGLLTSGNTASSRKKRIARGAGTTIQEVNKLVKSYEMMKKNMKHMKSLQKQSKKGLFGKLPFKINSIF